Proteins encoded by one window of Rubrobacter indicoceani:
- a CDS encoding ABC transporter ATP-binding protein, with translation MSRIQTDALTLGYDGEDIIKGLVTEIPAGKITSVVGPNGCGKSTLLRSMARLIKPREGAVLLDGGEISRLPTREVAKRLGILPQSPEAPEGLTVRELASQGRYPHQSWLKQWSKNDERAVERAMETTGVLQFADRPLDTLSGGQRQRAWISMALAQETDTLLLDEPTTYLDMAHQLEILQLLDRLNHQEGRTVLMVLHDLNNASRYSDHIIALARGRVYRAGTPAEVMTEELFRDVFGVEADIVEDPRDGLPLCIPYGLHYANGASESRIG, from the coding sequence GTGAGCAGGATTCAGACAGACGCCCTGACCCTCGGCTACGACGGCGAAGACATCATCAAGGGGCTCGTTACCGAGATCCCCGCCGGAAAGATAACCTCCGTCGTCGGACCGAACGGCTGCGGCAAATCAACGCTTCTGCGCTCGATGGCCCGCCTGATAAAGCCCCGCGAAGGGGCCGTACTTCTGGACGGAGGGGAGATCTCCCGGCTCCCGACCCGCGAGGTCGCAAAACGCCTCGGCATCCTGCCGCAAAGCCCCGAGGCCCCCGAAGGTTTGACGGTAAGAGAGCTTGCCTCTCAGGGACGTTATCCGCACCAGAGCTGGCTCAAGCAGTGGTCAAAGAACGACGAGCGGGCCGTCGAGCGGGCGATGGAGACAACCGGGGTGCTCCAGTTCGCCGACCGACCGCTCGATACGCTCTCCGGCGGGCAGCGCCAGCGCGCCTGGATCTCGATGGCGCTCGCGCAGGAGACGGACACCCTCCTGCTCGACGAGCCAACAACCTACCTCGACATGGCCCACCAGCTTGAAATACTGCAGCTCCTCGACCGGCTGAACCACCAGGAAGGTCGCACCGTCCTTATGGTCCTGCACGACCTGAACAACGCCTCCAGGTACTCGGATCACATAATCGCGCTTGCCAGAGGCAGGGTATATCGGGCCGGAACACCCGCCGAAGTGATGACCGAAGAACTCTTCCGCGACGTATTCGGGGTAGAGGCGGACATCGTCGAAGACCCCAGAGACGGCCTCCCGCTCTGCATCCCCTACGGCCTGCACTATGCAAACGGCGCGAGCGAGTCGAGGATCGGCTGA